One Bacillota bacterium genomic region harbors:
- a CDS encoding sigma-70 family RNA polymerase sigma factor, with translation MSTHLSEEIEEEAGTQDAVRLYLDEIGRQPLLDEQEERELAQRAEQGDREARQRLVESNLRLVVSVARHYMGRGLPLADLIQEGNLGLLHAVEKFDWRRGYRFSTYATWWIREAMIRAVENQGRAIRIPAGEAGRLRKAEQQFAAREGRDPTPEELANEARTGVERVKAIQLAVREPVSLDTPVGDRGDERLGDLVSDPEVGPTLDELAVHRQLSADVRQLMRVLSPREQQVLVYRFGLDGGEARTLERVAEQMGVSRCRVHQLEQRALRKLRRAAGRGLMEYLAS, from the coding sequence ATGTCCACCCACCTGTCCGAGGAGATCGAGGAAGAGGCCGGCACCCAGGATGCGGTGCGGCTCTACCTGGACGAGATCGGGCGGCAGCCTCTCCTGGACGAGCAGGAGGAGCGCGAGCTGGCGCAGCGTGCCGAGCAGGGTGACCGGGAGGCGCGCCAGCGCCTGGTGGAGTCCAACCTCCGGCTGGTGGTCAGCGTGGCCCGGCACTACATGGGCCGCGGTCTTCCCCTGGCCGACCTGATCCAGGAAGGAAACCTGGGACTGCTCCACGCGGTGGAGAAGTTCGACTGGCGCCGCGGCTACAGGTTCAGCACCTACGCCACCTGGTGGATCCGGGAGGCGATGATCCGCGCGGTGGAGAACCAGGGGCGGGCCATCCGCATCCCCGCGGGCGAGGCGGGCCGCCTGCGGAAGGCCGAGCAGCAGTTCGCCGCGCGCGAGGGGCGCGACCCGACCCCGGAGGAGCTGGCCAACGAGGCGCGGACCGGGGTGGAGCGGGTGAAGGCGATCCAGCTCGCGGTGCGCGAACCCGTCTCCCTGGACACGCCGGTGGGCGACCGCGGCGACGAGCGCCTGGGTGACCTGGTGAGCGACCCCGAGGTGGGCCCCACCCTGGACGAACTGGCCGTCCACCGGCAGCTCTCGGCCGACGTCCGGCAGCTGATGCGGGTGCTCAGCCCGCGCGAGCAGCAGGTCCTGGTCTACCGCTTCGGGCTTGACGGCGGGGAGGCGCGGACGCTGGAGCGCGTGGCCGAGCAGATGGGCGTCAGCCGCTGCCGGGTCCACCAGCTGGAGCAGAGGGCGCTGCGCAAGCTCCGGCGCGCGGCCGGCCGCGGCCTGATGGAGTACCTGGCTTCCTGA
- a CDS encoding FAD-dependent oxidoreductase, which yields MRLVVVGAGYAGLAVVRALRRFGGMRRAQVTLVEPHPYHTIVTRLHAVAAGTLPPSGVTVPLERVAQGADLLPARATAVDTRSRRLWTEAGPLDYDLLVLSVGSVPAYHGIPGLDRFSLPLRTLEDALRVRRELAAPERLGRLVVGGAGLTGLELATEVASRPRRPREIVLVEALPEILPPFSPRLRRHVRAALARMGVELRTGARIEEVEPGRLRLAGDGDLEADLFVWTGGVGGAPLLRRLGEQGAALGRGGRLKVDASYAVPGAEGLYAVGDAADDGREPSAQLAVAQGERLGRLLSLRLAGRAEGAEAMEPPRLLGLFASLGPRDGFGRLRETELAGLPAHVVKWLAELRYLWRLGGRPTEVALAAMPPSREGQAPGEAERAAQGRS from the coding sequence GTGCGACTGGTGGTCGTAGGCGCGGGCTATGCGGGTTTGGCGGTCGTCCGGGCACTCAGGCGGTTCGGCGGGATGCGCCGTGCCCAGGTGACGCTGGTCGAGCCGCACCCCTACCATACGATCGTCACGCGCCTCCACGCCGTCGCCGCGGGGACGCTTCCTCCCTCGGGGGTGACGGTGCCCCTGGAGCGCGTGGCGCAGGGCGCGGACCTCCTGCCCGCCCGCGCCACTGCCGTCGACACGCGGTCGCGACGGCTGTGGACCGAGGCCGGTCCCCTCGACTATGACCTGCTGGTCCTCTCGGTCGGCTCGGTCCCCGCCTATCATGGGATCCCCGGCCTCGACCGCTTCAGCCTGCCGTTGCGCACGCTGGAGGACGCCCTCCGGGTGCGGCGCGAGCTGGCCGCGCCCGAACGGCTGGGCAGGCTGGTGGTGGGCGGCGCCGGCCTCACCGGCCTCGAGCTGGCCACCGAGGTGGCCTCCCGACCGCGCCGGCCCCGGGAGATCGTCCTGGTGGAGGCGCTGCCGGAGATCCTCCCGCCCTTCTCGCCCCGCCTCCGCCGGCACGTCCGGGCTGCGCTGGCGCGCATGGGGGTGGAGCTTCGAACGGGCGCGCGGATCGAGGAAGTGGAGCCGGGGCGCCTCCGCCTCGCGGGCGATGGCGATCTGGAGGCGGACCTCTTCGTCTGGACCGGCGGCGTCGGCGGCGCTCCCCTCTTGCGGCGGCTGGGCGAACAGGGCGCCGCCCTGGGCCGCGGTGGGAGGTTGAAGGTCGACGCCTCCTACGCCGTGCCGGGCGCGGAAGGCCTCTACGCGGTGGGCGATGCCGCCGACGACGGGCGGGAGCCGTCAGCCCAGCTGGCGGTGGCTCAGGGCGAGCGCCTCGGTCGCCTTCTCTCCCTCCGGCTGGCCGGGAGAGCCGAGGGCGCGGAGGCCATGGAGCCGCCGCGGCTCCTGGGGCTCTTCGCCAGCCTCGGCCCCCGCGACGGCTTCGGTCGCCTCCGGGAGACCGAGCTGGCCGGGCTTCCCGCCCACGTCGTCAAGTGGCTGGCCGAGCTCCGCTACCTGTGGCGGCTTGGCGGGCGCCCGACGGAAGTGGCGCTGGCGGCGATGCCCCCCTCCCGCGAGGGGCAGGCGCCCGGGGAAGCGGAACGCGCGGCCCAGGGCCGCTCCTGA
- a CDS encoding xanthine dehydrogenase family protein molybdopterin-binding subunit translates to MSSREPAYQVIGKSQPRLDGPEKLRGSARYVADLRPAHLLHARLVLSPHPHARIVRIDATGALQTTGVVAVLTAADLEPTALLAEDEVFYVGHPVAVVVAESEALAEDAAERVQVEYEPLPAVLDPEQAMLPDAPLVRRLPEDHASEAMAAHGAATASAQDEPRPQNVSDMVHFRRGDVAAGFAQADAVIEATYRAGAVHQGHIETHGVVAEPGPDGSLTLWTSTQGSFDTRHGTAQTLGLEEHRIRVVPTTVGGAFGGKFMLLEPLAGAVARRLGRTVRLVLDRVQDFLVSRPAPAAVIRLKMGARRDGSLTALQARLVFDTGAEPGSPVGIAALLLGGTYRVPHLEIVGYEVLTHKSPAGAYRGPGAPQAYFALESHMDRLARRLGLDPLEFRLQNAAREGDPRPDGRSWPRLGLVECLERVREHPLWQEKPAGPDEGWGLAVGGWPGGLEPAAAGCRLDPDGTLTVQVGAVDITGSATSLAMIAAEIFGLPPERVQVVNRDTDSSPFGGSAGGSKTIYTIGPAVQRAAEDARRQVLELAAERLEAAPEDLELRDGRVSVKGVPSRSVTLAELARLTTRFGSRYAPIYGHGRVAQRSSAPGFAVHLARVHVDRETGQLRVTGYLAVQDVGRAINPAEVVGQIRGGVTQGIGRAFLEELIWDESGQLADANLADYRLPTVSDVPPIEAELVEVPAPDGPFGAKGVGEPPAIPVAAALANALEDAVGVRLERIPFHPAAVLEALGQADRRTA, encoded by the coding sequence GTGTCCTCTCGAGAGCCCGCCTATCAGGTGATCGGGAAGTCGCAGCCACGGCTGGACGGGCCGGAGAAACTGCGCGGCTCCGCGCGCTACGTCGCCGACCTGCGCCCGGCCCACCTGCTGCACGCGCGGCTGGTGCTCAGCCCCCACCCCCACGCCCGCATCGTCCGCATCGACGCGACCGGCGCCCTTCAGACGACCGGCGTGGTGGCGGTCCTGACCGCCGCCGATCTGGAGCCCACCGCCCTGCTGGCGGAGGACGAGGTCTTCTACGTCGGCCACCCCGTGGCCGTGGTGGTGGCCGAGAGCGAAGCCCTGGCCGAGGACGCGGCCGAGCGGGTCCAGGTGGAGTACGAGCCGCTCCCGGCGGTCCTCGATCCCGAGCAGGCGATGCTCCCGGACGCCCCCCTCGTGCGTCGCCTCCCGGAGGACCATGCCTCGGAGGCGATGGCGGCGCACGGGGCGGCGACGGCCAGCGCCCAGGACGAGCCCCGCCCGCAGAACGTCAGCGACATGGTCCACTTCCGCCGCGGCGACGTCGCAGCCGGCTTCGCCCAGGCCGACGCGGTGATCGAGGCCACCTACCGCGCCGGCGCCGTCCACCAGGGCCACATCGAGACGCACGGCGTGGTGGCGGAGCCCGGCCCCGACGGTTCCCTCACCCTGTGGACCTCGACCCAGGGCTCCTTCGACACCCGTCACGGCACGGCCCAGACGCTGGGCCTGGAGGAGCACCGGATCCGCGTGGTGCCGACGACGGTGGGTGGCGCCTTCGGCGGCAAGTTCATGCTTCTCGAGCCGCTGGCCGGTGCCGTGGCGCGCCGCCTGGGCCGCACCGTCCGCCTGGTCCTGGATCGCGTCCAGGACTTCCTGGTCAGCCGCCCGGCGCCGGCGGCGGTCATCCGCCTGAAGATGGGCGCCCGGCGCGACGGCAGCCTGACCGCGCTTCAGGCCCGGCTGGTCTTCGACACCGGCGCCGAACCCGGCTCGCCGGTGGGCATCGCCGCCCTTCTCCTGGGAGGCACCTACCGGGTGCCCCACCTGGAGATCGTCGGCTACGAGGTGCTCACCCACAAGAGCCCCGCCGGGGCGTACAGGGGGCCCGGCGCGCCGCAGGCTTACTTCGCCCTGGAGTCGCACATGGACCGGCTCGCCCGGCGCCTCGGCCTCGACCCGCTCGAGTTCCGTCTGCAGAACGCGGCCCGCGAGGGCGATCCCCGCCCCGACGGCCGGTCCTGGCCCCGCCTGGGGCTGGTGGAGTGCCTGGAGCGGGTGCGCGAGCATCCGCTCTGGCAGGAGAAGCCTGCCGGGCCCGACGAGGGCTGGGGGCTGGCGGTGGGCGGCTGGCCGGGCGGCCTGGAACCGGCGGCGGCCGGCTGCCGCCTCGACCCCGACGGCACCCTCACCGTCCAGGTGGGCGCCGTCGACATCACCGGCTCGGCCACCTCGCTGGCCATGATCGCGGCCGAGATCTTCGGCCTGCCCCCCGAGCGCGTCCAGGTCGTCAACCGGGACACGGACAGCTCGCCCTTCGGCGGCTCCGCCGGAGGAAGCAAGACCATCTACACCATCGGACCCGCGGTCCAGCGCGCCGCCGAGGACGCCCGGCGCCAGGTGCTCGAGCTGGCGGCCGAGCGGCTGGAGGCCGCGCCCGAGGACCTGGAGCTGCGCGACGGCCGCGTCTCGGTCAAGGGCGTGCCCTCCCGCTCCGTGACCCTGGCCGAGCTGGCGCGGCTCACCACCCGGTTCGGCAGTCGGTACGCCCCCATCTACGGCCACGGCCGGGTGGCGCAGCGCTCCTCCGCGCCGGGCTTCGCCGTCCATCTGGCCCGTGTCCACGTGGACCGCGAGACCGGCCAGCTCAGGGTGACCGGCTACCTGGCCGTTCAGGACGTGGGGCGGGCGATCAACCCCGCCGAGGTGGTCGGGCAGATCCGGGGCGGCGTGACGCAGGGGATCGGGCGCGCCTTCCTGGAGGAGCTGATCTGGGACGAGTCGGGCCAGCTGGCCGACGCCAACCTGGCCGACTACCGCCTGCCCACCGTCTCCGACGTCCCGCCCATCGAGGCGGAGCTGGTGGAGGTCCCCGCCCCGGACGGCCCCTTCGGTGCCAAAGGGGTCGGCGAGCCGCCCGCCATCCCCGTGGCGGCGGCGCTGGCCAACGCGTTGGAGGATGCGGTGGGCGTCCGCCTGGAGCGCATCCCCTTCCACCCCGCGGCCGTCCTCGAGGCGCTGGGGCAGGCGGACCGGCGTACGGCCTGA
- a CDS encoding NTP transferase domain-containing protein yields the protein MPRRPRLDAVVLAAGLSRRMGRPKPLLPAGPGATLLSRALEAAAAVDGRIWVVVGPAAAELRAEALRWARQRGEDARLRVVDHRGYARGLASSVAAGVRAAAAGERPDGILFLVVDQPALARKQVERLVEAFGRRGEALAVAAAEEGELRNPAVFARPLFDELLRLEGDVGARQLLGRYPDRVMRVELGRGPWFRDVDDPEAYRRLLEEMGWAGEGGERAQDAREGWRA from the coding sequence ATGCCGAGGCGGCCACGGCTTGACGCGGTGGTCCTGGCGGCAGGGCTGAGCCGCCGCATGGGCCGGCCGAAGCCGCTTCTGCCCGCGGGGCCGGGAGCCACGCTCCTCTCCCGGGCGCTGGAGGCGGCCGCCGCCGTGGACGGGCGGATCTGGGTGGTGGTGGGGCCCGCGGCGGCGGAGCTCCGGGCCGAGGCGCTGCGCTGGGCGCGCCAGCGGGGCGAGGACGCGCGCCTGCGGGTGGTGGACCACCGCGGGTACGCGCGGGGGCTTGCCTCCTCGGTGGCGGCGGGGGTCCGGGCGGCCGCCGCGGGGGAGCGGCCGGACGGGATCCTCTTCCTGGTGGTCGACCAGCCCGCGCTGGCGCGCAAACAGGTGGAGCGGCTCGTCGAGGCCTTCGGGCGGCGGGGGGAGGCGCTGGCCGTGGCGGCGGCGGAGGAGGGCGAGCTCCGCAATCCGGCCGTCTTCGCCCGGCCGCTCTTCGACGAGCTGCTGCGCCTGGAGGGTGACGTGGGCGCTCGCCAGCTGCTGGGCAGGTATCCGGACCGGGTGATGCGGGTGGAGCTGGGGCGGGGCCCCTGGTTCCGCGACGTGGACGATCCGGAGGCGTACCGGCGGCTGCTGGAGGAGATGGGCTGGGCTGGCGAGGGCGGGGAGCGAGCCCAAGACGCGAGGGAAGGGTGGCGAGCGTGA
- a CDS encoding XdhC family protein, with translation MGERELLLEAIEEARRSGRRAALATVVRVRGSAYRREGAKLLVHEDGRIVGTVSGGCVEADIAEVARQVMEGGKPLLRHYELDDETVWSLGLGCGGALDVYVEPLPEAGGAGAGGGGR, from the coding sequence ATGGGCGAGCGGGAGCTGCTGCTGGAGGCGATCGAGGAGGCCCGGCGATCGGGCCGGCGGGCGGCCCTGGCCACGGTGGTCCGCGTGCGGGGCTCGGCGTACCGGCGCGAGGGGGCCAAGCTGCTGGTCCACGAGGACGGTCGGATCGTGGGCACCGTCTCGGGAGGGTGCGTCGAGGCGGACATCGCCGAGGTGGCGCGCCAGGTGATGGAGGGCGGGAAGCCGCTCCTCCGCCACTACGAGCTGGACGACGAGACCGTCTGGAGCCTGGGGCTGGGTTGCGGTGGCGCGCTGGACGTCTACGTCGAGCCGCTCCCGGAGGCAGGCGGCGCCGGCGCCGGAGGGGGCGGGCGATGA
- a CDS encoding XdhC family protein encodes MSLPFERWLEAVRGGQTAVLVTALEGGARLFVPEEGEPVGSLGDAAVDRWAVAEARRRLAAARPRSGSAEAELPGGARLPLFFDVQAAPPELVLFGAGHDAVPLAQGGSRLGFRVLVVDPREAYATPERFPGAEVVPLAPDELEGRLHLGPRSYAVVMNHHLVRDRLSLRFALASEAAYVGLLGPRERAERILEELRREGFRPSPAALARLYSPVGLDVGAEGPEEVAVSILAEVLAVRNGHRGGFLRERSGSIHAEAATA; translated from the coding sequence ATGAGCCTTCCTTTCGAGCGCTGGCTGGAGGCGGTCCGCGGGGGGCAGACCGCCGTCCTGGTGACGGCGCTGGAAGGCGGCGCGCGCCTCTTCGTTCCCGAGGAAGGGGAGCCCGTGGGCAGCCTGGGCGACGCCGCCGTCGACCGCTGGGCGGTGGCGGAGGCGCGCCGCCGGCTGGCGGCGGCACGACCGCGCTCGGGAAGCGCGGAGGCGGAGCTCCCCGGCGGCGCCCGGCTCCCGCTCTTCTTCGACGTCCAGGCGGCGCCGCCGGAGCTGGTCCTCTTCGGCGCCGGCCATGACGCCGTTCCGCTGGCCCAGGGCGGGAGCCGGCTGGGCTTCCGGGTCCTGGTGGTCGACCCGCGGGAGGCCTACGCGACCCCCGAGCGCTTCCCCGGGGCAGAGGTGGTGCCCCTTGCACCGGACGAGCTGGAGGGGCGTCTCCATCTGGGTCCGCGCAGCTACGCGGTGGTGATGAACCACCACCTGGTCCGCGACCGGCTCAGCCTCCGCTTCGCCCTCGCCTCGGAGGCGGCCTACGTCGGGCTGCTCGGGCCGCGCGAGCGGGCCGAGCGGATCCTGGAGGAGCTCCGCAGGGAGGGCTTCCGCCCCTCGCCGGCGGCGCTGGCCCGCCTGTACAGCCCGGTGGGGCTGGACGTGGGCGCCGAGGGGCCGGAGGAGGTGGCGGTCAGCATCCTGGCCGAGGTGCTGGCCGTCCGGAACGGGCACCGGGGAGGCTTCCTGCGCGAGCGGAGCGGGAGCATCCATGCCGAGGCGGCCACGGCTTGA
- a CDS encoding MoxR family ATPase — MEAIQAAFREQGYVADRAVATALRLVLALEKPLLVEGPAGVGKTEIAKVLAEVLGTRLIRLQCYEGLDASTALYEWNYPKQMLHIRLTEQSGQPAEVREAEIFSEPFLLRRPLLEAISQERAPVLLIDEIDRADEEFEAFLLEVLAEFQVTIPEIGTLRARQRPYVILTSNRTRELSDALRRRCLYLWIPYPDFEKEVRILEARLPGVDRRLARQVARFVERLRQLSLNKAPGVAESLDWARALTALHRDALDEAMVRETLGCIVKDREDWELLTGGAGEPLQAALERALAEGAELDGR, encoded by the coding sequence GTGGAGGCGATCCAGGCCGCCTTCCGGGAGCAGGGGTACGTGGCCGACCGGGCGGTGGCGACGGCGCTCCGGCTGGTCCTCGCCCTGGAGAAGCCGCTCCTGGTGGAGGGGCCGGCGGGCGTGGGGAAGACGGAGATCGCCAAGGTGCTGGCGGAGGTGCTCGGGACCCGCCTGATCCGCCTCCAGTGCTACGAGGGTCTGGACGCCTCCACGGCGCTCTACGAGTGGAACTATCCGAAGCAGATGCTCCATATCCGTCTGACGGAGCAGAGCGGGCAGCCGGCCGAGGTGCGGGAGGCGGAGATCTTCAGCGAGCCCTTCCTGCTGCGCAGGCCGCTCCTGGAGGCGATCAGCCAGGAGCGGGCGCCGGTCCTGCTGATCGACGAGATCGACCGGGCGGACGAGGAGTTCGAGGCCTTCCTGCTGGAGGTGCTGGCCGAGTTCCAGGTGACCATCCCCGAGATCGGCACCCTCCGGGCGCGGCAGCGGCCCTACGTGATCCTCACCTCCAACCGGACCCGGGAGCTGAGCGACGCGCTTCGCCGGCGCTGCCTCTACCTCTGGATCCCCTATCCCGACTTCGAGAAGGAGGTCCGCATCCTGGAGGCGCGCCTGCCGGGCGTCGACCGGCGGCTGGCGCGGCAGGTGGCGCGCTTCGTGGAGCGGTTGCGGCAGCTCTCGCTCAACAAGGCGCCCGGGGTGGCGGAGAGCCTGGACTGGGCGCGGGCCCTGACGGCTCTCCACCGGGACGCCCTGGACGAGGCGATGGTGCGGGAGACCCTCGGTTGTATCGTGAAGGACAGGGAGGACTGGGAGCTCCTGACGGGGGGCGCGGGGGAGCCGCTCCAGGCGGCCCTGGAGCGCGCCCTGGCCGAGGGGGCGGAGCTCGACGGGAGGTGA
- a CDS encoding CBS domain-containing protein — protein sequence MERERAPLSTVAGLLLVGAITTYAAREVKGHGVPQILQALALRGGRLRRRLRRLRPGAADGDHHHPGDDRRLSPRPRGHGRLRGRLPGARLAAGGFDVHGPPPPPRHHDPPRSSNYPWVAAEASLEEATRLFALLDATELAVVREEEGRRRVVGVLTQGGALKAYSTHTLLGMDTSNRIARLREARSDAGAFGEVTLPPESPAVGKRLAELALQRGAAAGGIPGGRAALGALGAPEAPGLADRR from the coding sequence GTGGAGCGCGAGCGGGCGCCGCTCTCCACCGTGGCCGGCCTCCTGCTCGTGGGCGCCATCACCACCTACGCGGCGCGGGAGGTGAAGGGGCACGGTGTCCCCCAGATCCTGCAGGCGCTGGCGCTCCGGGGCGGGCGGCTCCGGCGCCGTCTTCGCCGCCTCCGCCCAGGCGCCGCTGACGGCGACCACCATCATCCTGGAGATGACCGGCGACTGTCGCCTCGCCCCCGCGGCCATGGCCGCCTGCGCGGTCGCCTACCTGGTGCACGGCTCGCTGCTGGAGGATTCGATGTACACGGTCCGCCTCCGCCGCCGCGGCATCATGATCCTCCGCGGAGCTCGAACTACCCCTGGGTCGCCGCTGAGGCCTCCCTCGAGGAGGCGACGCGCCTCTTCGCCCTCCTCGACGCCACCGAGCTGGCCGTCGTCCGCGAGGAGGAAGGGAGGCGGCGGGTGGTCGGCGTCCTCACCCAGGGAGGCGCGTTGAAGGCCTACTCCACCCACACCCTCCTGGGCATGGACACCTCCAACCGGATCGCCCGCCTGCGCGAGGCGCGGTCCGACGCCGGCGCCTTCGGCGAGGTGACCCTGCCGCCGGAGTCGCCCGCGGTCGGCAAGCGCTTGGCGGAGTTGGCCCTGCAGCGCGGCGCTGCGGCGGGCGGGATTCCAGGTGGCCGGGCGGCTCTCGGGGCACTCGGGGCGCCGGAGGCGCCGGGCCTGGCCGACCGCCGCTGA
- the lpdA gene encoding dihydrolipoyl dehydrogenase — protein MNGAQGGTAELLVIGGGPGGYVAAIRAAQLGLDVTLVEAGEVGGVCLNVGCIPSKALISAADLFARARQAETMGLLFEGARVDLGRLQDWKAGVVRQLTGGVRQLLQGNGVRLVHGRARLLGPGRARIEPVAGAGGVAGAGAGAGAGTAVVPPQGSEIAFRQAVLATGSRPAALKVLPFDGRWVLDATGALALRELPAELVVVGGGYIGIELGTVYAKLGSRVTVVEALPEILGGVGRSLVTVVERQLRKLGVTVHKGAQLLGGEPPAGGSGAGRVAVRLADGREVAIPAEKVLVSVGRRPNSEELGLESVGLSTDEKGFLPVDGQRRTRAAGIFAIGDLAGGPLLAHKASHEGIVAAEAAAGRPTVFEPRAVPAVIFSDPEIATAGLTEEEARAQGIEPVSARFNFAANGRALGEARGEGFVQLVADASDHALLGVQIVGPDASSLIAEGVLAIEMGATLEDLALTIHAHPTLPETLMEAAALGLGQPIHTLLRRRPEPSGSGRPA, from the coding sequence ATGAACGGAGCGCAGGGCGGGACGGCGGAGCTCCTGGTGATCGGGGGCGGGCCGGGCGGCTATGTGGCCGCCATCCGCGCGGCCCAGCTGGGCCTGGACGTCACCCTGGTGGAGGCGGGGGAGGTGGGAGGGGTCTGCCTCAACGTGGGCTGCATCCCCTCCAAGGCGCTGATCAGCGCCGCCGACCTCTTCGCCCGCGCCCGCCAGGCCGAGACGATGGGGCTGCTCTTCGAGGGCGCCCGGGTCGACCTGGGGCGGCTCCAGGACTGGAAGGCGGGCGTCGTCCGGCAGCTGACGGGCGGCGTCCGCCAGCTCCTGCAGGGGAACGGTGTCCGCCTCGTCCACGGCCGGGCGCGGCTGCTGGGGCCCGGGCGGGCCCGGATCGAACCGGTCGCCGGGGCCGGCGGGGTCGCCGGGGCCGGCGCGGGCGCGGGCGCCGGCACCGCGGTCGTCCCACCCCAGGGAAGCGAGATCGCCTTCCGCCAGGCCGTCCTGGCCACCGGCTCGCGACCCGCGGCGTTGAAGGTGCTCCCCTTCGACGGGCGCTGGGTGCTCGACGCCACCGGCGCCCTCGCCCTGCGGGAGCTGCCGGCGGAGCTGGTGGTGGTGGGCGGCGGCTACATCGGCATCGAGCTGGGCACGGTCTATGCCAAGCTGGGAAGCCGCGTCACCGTGGTCGAGGCGCTGCCCGAGATCCTGGGCGGCGTGGGGAGGAGCCTGGTGACGGTGGTGGAGCGGCAGCTCCGCAAGCTGGGCGTCACGGTCCACAAGGGCGCCCAGTTGCTGGGAGGCGAGCCGCCCGCCGGCGGCTCGGGTGCGGGCAGGGTGGCCGTCCGCCTGGCGGACGGGCGCGAGGTGGCGATCCCGGCGGAGAAGGTTCTGGTCTCCGTGGGCAGGCGCCCCAACAGCGAGGAGCTCGGCTTGGAGAGCGTCGGGCTGAGCACGGACGAGAAGGGCTTCCTGCCGGTGGACGGCCAGCGCCGGACGCGGGCCGCCGGCATCTTCGCCATCGGGGATCTGGCGGGCGGGCCGCTCCTCGCCCACAAGGCGAGCCACGAGGGGATCGTGGCGGCGGAGGCGGCGGCCGGCCGGCCGACGGTCTTCGAGCCGCGCGCCGTCCCGGCGGTCATCTTCTCGGACCCGGAGATCGCCACCGCCGGCCTGACCGAGGAAGAGGCCCGGGCGCAGGGGATCGAGCCGGTCAGCGCCCGCTTCAACTTCGCCGCCAACGGCCGGGCGCTGGGCGAGGCGCGGGGCGAGGGCTTCGTCCAGCTGGTGGCGGACGCCTCGGACCACGCGCTGCTCGGCGTCCAGATCGTGGGTCCGGACGCCTCCAGCCTGATCGCCGAGGGGGTGCTGGCCATCGAGATGGGGGCGACGCTGGAGGATCTGGCGCTGACCATCCACGCCCACCCGACGCTGCCCGAGACGCTGATGGAGGCGGCCGCCCTGGGCCTGGGACAGCCGATCCACACGCTCCTCCGGCGGCGCCCCGAGCCCAGCGGAAGCGGGCGCCCCGCCTGA
- a CDS encoding EamA family transporter translates to MGEPTPFGGGGTGTTGGRTGCGALQVLAGAMLWGTTGTAQALAPAGATPPAVGAARLLVGGLALLALGAGRGLPGPLRRWPWTPLLLSAACMAAYQPLFFGGVARAGVAVGTLVGIGSSPIATGLLAAVLRGERLTGRWLAATLLAVAGASLLAGSGGELRAEPLGVAMAMGAGVAYALYTVTSKRLLEEHDPAAVAAVVFAVAGLGSAPLLLLSDPAWLLRPRGALVALHLGLVATALAYTLFTRGLRRLPAATAATLSLAEPLTATFLGTVVLREPFTGPEAAGALLLLGGLLLLALPPGISSATARRLGLRPPAAGR, encoded by the coding sequence ATGGGCGAGCCGACCCCGTTCGGGGGTGGCGGGACGGGGACGACCGGCGGCCGGACGGGATGCGGCGCGCTTCAGGTGCTGGCGGGCGCCATGCTCTGGGGGACCACGGGGACGGCCCAGGCGCTGGCGCCGGCGGGGGCCACGCCGCCGGCGGTGGGTGCCGCGCGGCTCCTGGTGGGCGGGCTGGCGCTGCTCGCGTTGGGCGCCGGGCGGGGGCTCCCCGGCCCCCTCCGCCGCTGGCCGTGGACACCGCTCCTCCTCTCGGCCGCCTGCATGGCCGCCTACCAGCCGCTCTTCTTCGGCGGGGTCGCCCGCGCAGGGGTCGCCGTGGGCACGCTGGTGGGGATCGGCAGCTCGCCCATCGCCACCGGCCTCCTGGCCGCGGTGCTGCGGGGTGAGCGGCTGACCGGCCGCTGGCTCGCGGCCACGCTCCTGGCCGTGGCGGGCGCCAGCCTGCTCGCCGGTTCGGGCGGCGAGCTGCGGGCCGAGCCGCTGGGGGTGGCCATGGCGATGGGCGCGGGCGTGGCCTACGCGCTCTATACCGTGACCAGCAAGCGCCTGCTGGAGGAGCACGACCCCGCCGCGGTGGCGGCGGTGGTCTTCGCCGTGGCCGGCCTCGGTTCGGCCCCGCTCCTCTTGCTGTCGGATCCCGCCTGGCTCCTGCGGCCGCGCGGCGCCCTGGTGGCGCTCCACCTGGGGCTGGTGGCCACGGCCCTGGCCTACACGCTCTTCACCCGCGGGCTGAGACGGCTGCCTGCCGCCACCGCCGCCACCCTCTCCCTCGCCGAGCCGTTGACCGCCACCTTTCTCGGTACGGTCGTCCTTCGCGAGCCTTTCACAGGGCCGGAGGCGGCCGGGGCGCTCCTCCTCCTGGGAGGGCTCCTGCTGCTGGCGCTGCCGCCTGGCATCTCCTCCGCGACGGCCCGGCGTCTCGGCCTCCGCCCGCCGGCCGCGGGCCGCTGA